A single window of Triticum dicoccoides isolate Atlit2015 ecotype Zavitan unplaced genomic scaffold, WEW_v2.0 scaffold10348, whole genome shotgun sequence DNA harbors:
- the LOC119342746 gene encoding ent-isokaurene C2/C3-hydroxylase-like: MMELSNNVVSRAVFGGRFTQQDEYIRELDVVLTLLGGFCLVDLFPSSRLARWLSFGARRMKKSYGRMQRIIADVIEERKAARAAAGGASSTDDEDLLDVLLRLQNDDSLAFPLTTDSICAVLFDIFSGATDTTGTILEWAMSELVXHPKTMFKAQLEIRKVLGEDRTIIKNSDLGNLHYMRMVIKEVLRLHLPAPLIPRMARMDCKIMGYELLKGATVLINVFAVSRDPKYWKHPEAFLPERFENNNLDYNGTHFEFTPFGAGRRQCPGMLFGASTLEITLANLLYHFDWVLPDGASPESLDMSEKFGMTVGRSSDLQLIAIPRGCIKDM; the protein is encoded by the exons ATGATGGAGCTCAGCAACAACGTCGTGTCCCGGGCGGTGTTCGGCGGCAGGTTCACGCAGCAGGACGAGTACATCCGCGAGCTGGACGTGGTGCTCACTCTGCTGGGCGGCTTCTGCCTCGTCGACCTCTTCCCATCGTCACGGTTGGCGCGGTGGCTCAGCTTTGGTGCGCGGCGCATGAAGAAGAGCTACGGCCGCATGCAGCGCATCATCGCCGACGTGATCGAGGAGCGGAAGGCCGCGCGAGCTGCTGCTGGTGGCGCCTCAAGCACCGATGACGAGGACCTGCTGGACGTGCTGCTCAGGCTACAGAACGATGATTCGTTGGCATTCCCTCTAACCACAGATAGCATATGCGCCGTCTTATTT GATATATTTTCTGGTGCCACAGATACCACAGGAACAATTTTGGAATGGGCTATGTCAGAGCTCGTT NGTCATCCTAAAACAATGTTTAAGGCTCAACTAGAGATAAGAAAAGTATTAGGTGAAGATCGAACAATCATAAAAAATAGTGACCTTGGAAACCTCCACTACATGCGAATGGTCATTAAGGAGGTTCTTAGGTTGCACCTACCGGCTCCACTAATCCCACGCATGGCCAGAATGGATTGTAAAATTATGGGTTATGAGCTGCTTAAAGGCGCCACTGTATTAATTAATGTCTTTGCAGTTTCTAGGGATCCAAAGTACTGGAAACACCCTGAAGCCTTTTTGCCAGAGAGGTTTGAGAACAACAACTTAGATTACAATGGGACACACTTTGAATTCACCCCCTTTGGTGCTGGACGAAGGCAATGTCCTGGTATGCTATTCGGCGCGTCAACCTTGGAGATCACTTTGGCAAACCTGCTCTACCACTTCGATTGGGTGCTTCCAGATGGGGCAAGTCCAGAATCATTGGATATGTCCGAAAAATTCGGGATGACTGTAGGTAGAAGTTCTGACCTACAACTGATAGCTATTCCACGTGGATGCATCAAGGACATGTAG